The uncultured Dysgonomonas sp. genome contains the following window.
GATTTTCTTGTCGAAGGAGGAGCTTTATCTGTTTGGGTAAAATCTTAATAAGATTAAATGAATATAAAAGGGCGATTAGAAGTGATCTAATCGCCCTTTTATATTCATTTATTTTTAATTCTTATATAGCATCTCCCGAACTAATTCCCCGTTATAGAACTGCTTTACGGGATACCCATCCGTATCGTATTCATATGTAACTTCAATAGTATCTGTACCATACCTCGGGTCTTCGGTCGTAAACCCCTTCGGATTATTTTTACCGATAAAGTCTCCGCACCATCTCATGCTATTTACATGCCATGCCCAGAACCACGCAGGAATACTCTCTATATTGAGAAAAGCAGATTTATCATTGTTGAATTTAAAGATAGTGATCTTACTTCCTTCGTTAGTTGCTCCATGTTGTGTGTATGTAACCAGATTATTATTTTCGTCATATACAAATTCTTCCCACGGTTTACCATCTTCAAATACGGTTTTGGTAAGCCGTCCTTTATGGTCTATATGAATTTGCAGGTGGTCTGTTACTTTTTTCTCCTTTACCTGTTTTCCGGAACTTGTCACCTCTTCAGCAATATAACCATCATTGTATGTATACCTGGAATTGGTAATCAATTCCCCTCTGTCCTGATTCATTATACATTCAGAGAGCAAGTTCGTAATTTTGTCATATTTGAACGTAAATTCGCGAAAGGTAACAACACCTTTTTCAACAAAATAGGTCAGCTGTTTTTTGTTATTATACTTGAGATCCACTATCTCTTTCGTTTTCACCGAATTGATTTGGACAAGCTGCTTCGTTTGAGCATATAACGTAAATCCGGCTGATAATATGCCGATAAGGGATGTAAGTATAAATCTCTTCATAGAATAAGTGTCTGGTCTTTTTTTAATGATTACCTAATTAACGAATCGGGCGTTCTTTTATTGTAAATTGGCCTATTAGTAAATAAGCTGATTGGCAAATGATGATAACAATCTATAGCTTAAAGATTATTCTTCTTTTATCAGTTCCGAATCTTTGAGTTTTACAGGTGTCGACTTCTTCCTTAACTTCATATTCAGAAATTCGACAAGCAAAGAGAAAGCAATGGCAAAGTATATATATCCTTTCGGTATTTCTCCCACAGTGGTACCGAAGATTGAAATCTGAGACAAATGTGCCGATTCGACCAACAACATTACACCTATAAGGATCAGGAATGAAAGTCCAAGCATCTGAATTGTCGGATGTTCGTTTACAAATTTACTCACCGGACCGGAAAATAATAACATAATCATAACAGCCGCAACAACGGCCGTAACCATGATAGTCATAGCTCCTACATATCCAAATTCGCTGAAACTGACCAATCCAACCGCAGTAAGGACACTATCGAACGAAAAGACAATATCAAGAGCTACAATCTGGACAATAACACCGACGAAGCCGGATTTTGATTTTCCATGAGCAGCATCACTCTCTCCTTCTAGTTTATGATGAATTTCAGTTACACTTTTATATAGTAGAAAGAGCCCTCCTACTCCGATTATAATGCTCTGTCCCGAAATAGAACCGTCGAACCATGCCGTATCGAATGAAAATATGGGCTTGGTCAGCTTCATCAGCCAGGATATACAAAATAATAAAAGGATACGAAATAGCATAGCCAGCAATAAGCCTATAGTACGGGCTTTTGGCTGCTCCTTTTGTGGTAATTTAGACGATATGATAGACAAAAACACGATATTGTCTATTCCTAATACTATTTCAAGAAAAGCCAGAGTGAGCAAAGCTATCCACGCACTTGGCAAAAGAAAAGTTTCAAAAATTTCCATAAAAATATTTTTGCGACAAATTTAATAAAGAATTTGACGCTTTTGGAAATTATCTCTTTTTTTCTAAATATTCCTTTATAACAGTATCTCGATCTGTCTTCTTAAGACCCAGAATTCGTTGAATCCTGAGTAGTAGTTTCTTCATAATTGTTCGCATCTAATTGTCCTCGATCTTCATTACAAAGATAACATTTTCGATAGTTCACAAAAACTATTTAGTCAATATCTCTATTTTTTTATATTCTTTTGTAATTGTATCTATACAATAAAAAATAATCTAGAATACTACTACTGATTATACTCCATGCGGCCAAACGTTTGTCCATAGCCGAGAAAATATCCTTCGGCTTCTATCTAGAAAGCTTTAGGGTAAACCCGAAATCTAATCTTTTTGAAATAGTTTATCTATGTAGTAAGCTGCTAGCTTATGGTTCTTTGACGTGTTGATCGGCCCTTCCATTGACTACACTTCGTTCTGTCGAACGTTGTTTCTCCCCCTCGGGGCAGGGCTGTTAAGTTCTCTGCTTTATTCTGTTATTTTCTGCTGTCATTCTTCACTTCGTTCAGAATCCCGACCCAGAGAAACGAGATGTTTCACTGCGTTCAACATGACAAAGAGGATATAAGAATTCAGAACTTAACAGCCCTAACCCTTGGGGGAGGCTACAGAGAGTAAAAAGTAATAGTAGAAAAACTGTTACCTTTGTTACCTTTTGGAAAGTCGTAAGTCAAGTTTTTTAGTTGCTAGTTTTAAGGCTAATAGACTAACGGCTAATAGCTAAAAAACCGTTACTTCTGTTACCTTTTAACCATATATAGTTAATGAATGCAAAAATAACAGATGGGAAATAGTGAAAAATTTGTCAGAAGTGTCAGGTTTTAACATTATATAGTTAATGAACCTAAATTGACGATAGATTATGAGTTATACTTTGCGCCTTAGCGTCTCTGTGTGAGTACATTGTTGACTGTTAGCTGAAACGTTACCAATTTTCGTGTGTTTATCTTAGAGAAACTTGCTGTTAAACCTCGATTAATTAAATTCTCCGTATCTTTGAACTCTAAAATATTAAAATACACTGTTACTGATGAGTAATAAGAAGAAAATAATTAATGATCCCGTATTCGGTTTTATTACTATCCCGAATAATTTTCTTTACAGACTTATACAACACCCTTTTTTGCAGCGGCTCAATCGTATCAAGCAACTGGGGTTGGCCTCATTCGTGTATCCGGGAGCACAACACACCCGTTTACATCATTCCATCGGCGCTATGTACCTGATGGATGAAGCCATAAACAACCTGAGAATAAAAGGTCATGAAATAACCGCCGAAGAAGCAAATGGAGCATTAGCCTGTATCCTGCTACACGATGTAGGTCACGGGCCTTTCTCGCATGTACTGGAATATACGCTGACAAACGGTATCCATCACGAAGAGTTTTCCCTTGCTCTGATGGAAAACCTGAACGAAGAAATGGATGGTGAACTTGATATCTGTATTTCAATATTCAAGAACGAGTATCCGAAAAAGTTCCTGCATCAACTGGTGAGCGGGCAACTGGATGTAGACCGCCTCGATTACCTGCGCCGCGACAGTTTCTTTACAGGTGTAACGGAGGGTAATATAGGATCGGCCCGCATTATTAAGATGCTCGATCTCCGCAACGACCGCCTTGTTGTAGAGGCTAAGGGTATTTACTCGATAGAAAACTTCCTGATGTCGCGCCGGCTGATGTACTGGCAGGTATATCTGCATAAAACAGCCGTTGCAGCCGAGAAAATGCTGATAAAAACACTGACAAGGGCAAAGGAACTGAGCGATAAGGGTATAAAGCTGTTTGCGTCTCCGGCCTTCCTGTATTTCCTGGAGAATGATGTAAGCAGGGTATTCTTTGACAGGCAACGCGAAGAAGTATTGAAACATTTCGCGGGTCTGGACGATAATGACATCTGGTGCGCACTGAAGGTATGGGCAGCAAACGAAGACAAGGTATTGTCCACGCTTAGCGCGGCTTTGATAAACAGGAACCTGTTTAAAATAGAAATAACCAATGAACCGCTGTCTGAGCACCAGATACAGAAACATATTGCGGCTTATACCGAACAGCTCGGAGTGAATGAATACGAAGCATCTTTCTTCTATTCGTCCGATGTTATTTATACAAATATGTATAATGAAGCCGACGATAGTATAGATATCCTGTACAATGACGGTAGCATCAGGGATATATCGGAGGCATCGGACATGCTCAATATACAACTGCTGTCTAAGAAAGTGCAGAAATATTACTTTTCGTACCTGAAAATTTAAATTATGGATATTTCGAGAGTAGAACAGTATATCGTTGCCAACGGATTACTTGCCGGAGGAGAGAAAATAATCGTAGGTGTGAGCGGAGGAGCTGATTCTGTCGCTTTACTTGATATCCTTCATAGCTTCGGCCTCGAATGTGTCGTAGCCCATTGTAATTTTCACTTACGGGGCGAAGAATCTAACAGGGACGCATTCTTTGTAGAAGAACTTTGTAAAAAGTATAATCTGAAATACGAGCGTATCGATTTCGATACGGAAGCCTATGCCGCTATAAATTCCGTGTCGATAGAAATGGCTGCCCGTGAGCTGCGTTACAACTGGTTTGAACAACTCAGAGTTATTCATATGGCCGACAAAATAGCCGTAGCACATCATCGAGATGATTCTGTAGAAACCATTCTGCTCAATCTTGTCAGGGGAACAGGTATCCGCGGACTTACCGGTATTGCCCCTGTAAACGGATATATTATCCGTCCATTGTTATGCGTGAGCCGCGACGAGATAATAGAGTATCTGAAAGAAAGGCGAATGTCGTTCGTTGATGATAGCACCAACAATGAAGATATGTATGCCCGGAACAAGATAAGGCTGAATGTTATCCCTATGCTGGAAGCGATAAATCCTTCGGCAAAAGAGTCGATAAACAAAACAGCCGAGCATCTGACGCAGGTGGCTAACATATACTATATGTATATGGCTCAGGTGAAAGCCAATATATTGGGAGACAATAAGATAAATATATCCATGCTGGTGCAGTATCTGGAACCGGAAGCTATCCTTTTCGAGCTCCTTTCTCCGTATGGGTTCAATTCAGCTACGGTACGGCAGATATTCGAATCCGTGATAAGCCAGTCGGGTAAAATATTCTATTCGGAAACACATGAGTTACTAAAAGACAGAGGATTCCTTATCTTAAAGAAAAAGGACAGTCTCAAAATAGAACGGTATAATATCCACGAAGATGAAACTACCTTATCGCGCCCCATACATCTGAAAATAGAGCGTACTCCGGTAAACGGGGATTTTTCCATAGAAAAGAATCCCGATATAATATACATCGACGCTGATAAACTAGCTTATCCGTTAACCCTTCGCAAATGGAGGCAGGGTGATTGGTTTATGCCTTTCGGTATGAAGGGAAAGAAGAAAGTAAGCGATTATTTTTCCGACAATAAGTTCAGCCTGTTCGACAAGGAAGCCACATGGCTGCTTTGTTCGGGCGATGATATAGTATGGATAGTAGGGCACCGCGCTGATGAGCGGTTTAGAATAACTGATAAGACAACAGAAATAGTAAAAATAACATATAGTAAATGAATATGAAGAAAATGTTTATCGCAGCAATAGCTTCCCTGATGCTATTCTCCTGCAACAATTCAACGACAGAAAAAACGAGCGATATGGAACAAAAAAATACTGTAGTAGAAGCCATTATGAGCCGTAGAAGTATACGCTCATATAAGCCGGAACAGATAACACCGGAGCAACTGGATACAATAGTGAAATGTGCCATAAATGCACCTAGTGCACTAAACAGGCAATCGTGGGAAGTAAGGGTTATACAAAGTGCCGATTTATTAAGCAGGATCAACAACAGCTTTGTGGAAAAGGCCAAAGGAAAAAGCCTGCAAGGAAGTGCAGCCCGTGCGCAAGAACCGGGATTCAGTGTATTTCACGGAGCACCGACCCTCATCATTGTAGGTAAGGATAAGAGGAATCCTTATAGTGCAGTCGATTGCGGACTATTGGCGCAGAATATTCTCCTCAGTGCCGAATCTATGAATATCGGGACATGTACCATTGGTAATATGGCCAGTATATTGAACGACCCCGATTCGAAAGATTTCCTGAAAGAGATAAATATGCCTGATACACACGAAGTTGTTTTTGGTATTGCCGTTGGCTATAAGAACGAATCGCCAGATGCCAAACCAAGAGATGAGAGTAAGGTGCAGTATATAAGATAATCAAGACGAGGTTATTTAGAAGACCAGATAATTAAGGCTACCAAAGCCCCCAGAATAGAAAAAGAGAACATAAATCCGCCTATATAAACCATCCGTCGGGATAAGACTGGTTTATGTTCTTTTATATATCTGCCCGAAATATACCACAACACAATACTGGCCACAAACATAGCTATACTAACATACAAAAGAATCATATATACTTCCATACCCGCAACTACTTTAAACCATTCATTATATTATAACAGAAGGTAAAACGATTAGTTCAACCAGGACTAATCCGATGTGGGATATCCAACAAAAAAAGCCTATCTAATCAGACAGGCTTTTTATCAATATTAGGGAGCTTTATTTCAGCATATTCTCTATCTTCTCTACCAATACGGCTTTCTGAGCTGCACCTACTTGTTTGTCCACTACTTCACCGTTTTTGATGAATAGGATTGTAGGTATATTGCGGATACCATACTTAGACGTAATGTCGTCATTGTTATCCACATCTACTTTACCAATAGTTACTTTGTCTGCATATTCAGCAGCCAATTCTTCCACAATAGGACCGACCATGCGGCAAGGGCCACACCACTCTGCCCAAAAATCTATTACTAGTGGTTTGTCCGATTTCAATATACCTTCAAACCCTGCGTCTGTAATCTCTAAAGCCATAGTTTCAATCTATCTAATTATTTATAATATTTATATTATCTATTTGTTTTATTTGTTTTGCAAAGGTAATTAATCTATTTAGAATATGAAAGGCTTCAATTTACTTTAAATACAATATTTTCGTTTTCCACCAGATAATCAATAAGTTCCTGCTTAACATTTATTTTAAAACTTCTTGAAAACAAATCTACTTTCATATTTCGTTCACCATCAACTACCTGAAAATATAACAATGAATTACCCGGATTGTTTTTTGTTAAAGTAGACAGCTCTTCCACCATCTGCGTATTCATATCATGCAGTGGTAAAGTAATCGTTAACTTCTCTATCAGTCGGTCTTTTACATCTGGTAATAGCTGTATCGAAAATATTTTAAACTCAAACTGAGTCTGATCAAATTTCCGTGGTTGTACGCGCCCTTTGATATATACATATAGTCCAAGACGCCCATATTTTCCAAAGTTGATATAGTCATCACCAAACAAAGGCAGTTCACCGCTTCCCGTGAAATCCTCGATGCGAATAATCATAAACGGCTTTCCGTTCTTGGTAATCCCTTCCCTCACAGCCGATACCAGCCCGCCCAGAGTCACCTCTTTATTTTTCAAAGCATCCTTATCTTCAATTTCCGACATGCCCACATTACATACATAATTGAGTACTATCTTATATTCATCGAGCGGATGTGCCGAAAGGTATATCCCTATCAACTCACGTTCTTTATTCAGACGCTCCAGATCCGACCATTTCTCTACTTTAGGTATTTCAGGATGTGCTATATCAAATGATGTATCTCCCCCAAACAGTGAGTTGGCTGCTGTATTCTTATCCAGCTGGTATTTATTTCCATAACGGATAAGCATATCTATAAACTGTTCACCTTTACCATTAACTCCGAAAAACTGCTCACGGCTTACTTCCGGAAAATTATCAAAAGCACCGGCTAAGGCCAGGGATTCTACATTCTTACGGTTACAAGAGCTCAGGTTGACACGTTCTACAAAATCGAATATATCTTTAAATGGGCCATTCTTTTCACGTTCTTCTATAATATTCATTACAGCACCCTCTCCTACTCCTTTTACAGCAGCTAGTCCAAAGCGTATATCACCTTCCTTGTTTACCGAGAACTTCAGGTAAGACTCATTTACATCTGGGCCAAGCACATTCATGCTCATGGCTTTACATTCGTCCATGAACTTCGTGATTTCAGTGATATTAGATAAGTTTCGAGAAAGTACGGCAGCCATATATTCCGATGGATAATTGGCTTTCAGCCACGCTGTCTGATAAGCTACCCACGAGTAACAGGTTGCATGGGACTTATTGAACGCATATGATGCAAATTTTTCCCAGTCGGCCCATATTTTATCAAGTGTTTTCTTATCGTGTCCGTTTTTAGTGCCGCCGGCAATGAATTTTTCTTTCAGGGCATTCATCTTATCAATGAGCTTTTTACCCATTGCCTTACGCAACTCGTCGGATTGTCCACGCGTAAAGTCGGCCAACAAACGCGACAAGAGCATGACCTGCTCCTGATACACGGTAATGCCATAAGTATCGTTCAGATAACGCTCCATAATCGGGATATCGTAAGCTATTTCTTCCTGCCCGTGCTTGCGGGCAATAAACGAAGGAATATAATCCATAGGACCCGGACGATAGAGAGCATTCATCGCTATCAAGTCTTCAAACTTACTCGGTTGCAACTGTTTTAGGTATTTTTGCATACCGGCCGACTCGAACTGGAATGTACCTGTTGTTTTACCCTGACTATATAGCTCGTATGTTTTTGGATCCTCGAGCGATATAGTATCTATATTGATAGTCTCACCAGTAGTATGTTTTATGTTATCAATAGCCTCCTTGATGATAGAGAGTGTTTTTAGCCCGAGAAAGTCCATTTTGATAAGCCCAGTCTCTTCAATTACCGTACCTTCATACTGGGTAACAAGCATATTCTCGCCCGTTTCCTTATCTTCGGCCGTACTCACCGGTACAATGTCGGATATATCCTGCTGCCCGATGATGATACCACAGGCATGCACGCCCGTATTACGCACATTGCCTTCGAGCATCTGCGCATATTTGAGCGTATCGCGCATCACGGGATCATGGCTGTTCGCCGCTTCTTTCAGTTCGGGAACATATTCTATGGCATCGCGCAGTGTCACCTTTTTCTTATCAGGGATACGGTCGGGAACGAACTTCGCCAATCGGTTCGACTCCGACAATGGTAATTTTTGCACGCGTGCAACATCCTTTATAGCCGACTTAGTAGCCATAGTACCATAGGTAATGATATGTGCCACACGCTCCTGCCCGTATTTTTCCGTTACCCATTTCAAGACCTTCCCACGTCCGTCATCATCAAAATCGATGTCGATATCGGGCATGGATATACGGTCGGGATTAAGAAAACGCTCAAACAGCAAATCGTATTTTATCGGGTCTATATCTGTAATCCCCAGACAATAAGCTACCGCCGAACCGGCAGCAGAGCCACGCCCGGGTCCGACAGCCACACCCATCTCGCGCGCAGCTGCAATAAAGTCCTGTACAATAAGAAAGTAACCGGGAAATCCCATCGTTTTCATTACATCCAGCTCAAAATCGAGTCGTTCTACCGTTTCGGCATCCCTATCTTTCCCATAACGCTTGTCGGCTCCTATCATCGTCAGATGTTTCAGATAGTCCGATTCCAGCTTGATGCGGATTACTTTATCGTATCCGCCGAGACGCTTATATGCCTTCTCTCCGAATTCGATTATGAGATCTTCCTCGCTGTACATTATTTTATATCCTTCTTCCGTTCCAAAGGATGCATCGATGGTAAAGAATGGCATCAAAGCATCGGAATCAATGGAATAGAACTGTACCTTATCGGCAATCTCCAATGTATTTTCCAGTACTTCGGGATGGTCCGAGAATAACTGGTTCATTTCCGCCGTTGTCTTCAACCATTCCTGCTTGGTATAACGCATCCGCTTAGGATCGTCGAAGTCCTTACCTGTACTCAGACAAATAAGGCGGTCGTGAGCATCGGCATCCTCTTCTTCCACAAAGTGGACATCATTGGTAGCAATCACTTTTACACCAAATTTCTCACCTAGTTTCAGCAATTCGGCATTAACCTTTTGCTGCAAAGGATAGGCTTCGATATTTGCATCAGGACGATTAGCCTTATGGCGCTGAAGTTCTAGATAGAAATCTGC
Protein-coding sequences here:
- a CDS encoding TerC family protein codes for the protein MEIFETFLLPSAWIALLTLAFLEIVLGIDNIVFLSIISSKLPQKEQPKARTIGLLLAMLFRILLLFCISWLMKLTKPIFSFDTAWFDGSISGQSIIIGVGGLFLLYKSVTEIHHKLEGESDAAHGKSKSGFVGVIVQIVALDIVFSFDSVLTAVGLVSFSEFGYVGAMTIMVTAVVAAVMIMLLFSGPVSKFVNEHPTIQMLGLSFLILIGVMLLVESAHLSQISIFGTTVGEIPKGYIYFAIAFSLLVEFLNMKLRKKSTPVKLKDSELIKEE
- a CDS encoding HD domain-containing protein; translation: MSNKKKIINDPVFGFITIPNNFLYRLIQHPFLQRLNRIKQLGLASFVYPGAQHTRLHHSIGAMYLMDEAINNLRIKGHEITAEEANGALACILLHDVGHGPFSHVLEYTLTNGIHHEEFSLALMENLNEEMDGELDICISIFKNEYPKKFLHQLVSGQLDVDRLDYLRRDSFFTGVTEGNIGSARIIKMLDLRNDRLVVEAKGIYSIENFLMSRRLMYWQVYLHKTAVAAEKMLIKTLTRAKELSDKGIKLFASPAFLYFLENDVSRVFFDRQREEVLKHFAGLDDNDIWCALKVWAANEDKVLSTLSAALINRNLFKIEITNEPLSEHQIQKHIAAYTEQLGVNEYEASFFYSSDVIYTNMYNEADDSIDILYNDGSIRDISEASDMLNIQLLSKKVQKYYFSYLKI
- the tilS gene encoding tRNA lysidine(34) synthetase TilS; protein product: MDISRVEQYIVANGLLAGGEKIIVGVSGGADSVALLDILHSFGLECVVAHCNFHLRGEESNRDAFFVEELCKKYNLKYERIDFDTEAYAAINSVSIEMAARELRYNWFEQLRVIHMADKIAVAHHRDDSVETILLNLVRGTGIRGLTGIAPVNGYIIRPLLCVSRDEIIEYLKERRMSFVDDSTNNEDMYARNKIRLNVIPMLEAINPSAKESINKTAEHLTQVANIYYMYMAQVKANILGDNKINISMLVQYLEPEAILFELLSPYGFNSATVRQIFESVISQSGKIFYSETHELLKDRGFLILKKKDSLKIERYNIHEDETTLSRPIHLKIERTPVNGDFSIEKNPDIIYIDADKLAYPLTLRKWRQGDWFMPFGMKGKKKVSDYFSDNKFSLFDKEATWLLCSGDDIVWIVGHRADERFRITDKTTEIVKITYSK
- a CDS encoding nitroreductase codes for the protein MKKMFIAAIASLMLFSCNNSTTEKTSDMEQKNTVVEAIMSRRSIRSYKPEQITPEQLDTIVKCAINAPSALNRQSWEVRVIQSADLLSRINNSFVEKAKGKSLQGSAARAQEPGFSVFHGAPTLIIVGKDKRNPYSAVDCGLLAQNILLSAESMNIGTCTIGNMASILNDPDSKDFLKEINMPDTHEVVFGIAVGYKNESPDAKPRDESKVQYIR
- the trxA gene encoding thioredoxin, translating into MALEITDAGFEGILKSDKPLVIDFWAEWCGPCRMVGPIVEELAAEYADKVTIGKVDVDNNDDITSKYGIRNIPTILFIKNGEVVDKQVGAAQKAVLVEKIENMLK
- the dnaE gene encoding DNA polymerase III subunit alpha, producing MNNFVHLHVHSQYSMLDGQASIPNLVNKAIADGMKAIALTDHGAMFGVKEFFNYVKKKNGKYDSAIKELKAQIKDLEKDPEGGNGDQIGELKIKIQQEEAKKFKPIIGCECYVARRHRTLKEGKPDMSGWHLVVLAKNLKGYKNLIKMVSHSWTEGYYMRPRIDKELLEKYHEGLIVSTACLGGEIPKKIQAGDVEETEKALQWFKNLFGADFYLELQRHKANRPDANIEAYPLQQKVNAELLKLGEKFGVKVIATNDVHFVEEEDADAHDRLICLSTGKDFDDPKRMRYTKQEWLKTTAEMNQLFSDHPEVLENTLEIADKVQFYSIDSDALMPFFTIDASFGTEEGYKIMYSEEDLIIEFGEKAYKRLGGYDKVIRIKLESDYLKHLTMIGADKRYGKDRDAETVERLDFELDVMKTMGFPGYFLIVQDFIAAAREMGVAVGPGRGSAAGSAVAYCLGITDIDPIKYDLLFERFLNPDRISMPDIDIDFDDDGRGKVLKWVTEKYGQERVAHIITYGTMATKSAIKDVARVQKLPLSESNRLAKFVPDRIPDKKKVTLRDAIEYVPELKEAANSHDPVMRDTLKYAQMLEGNVRNTGVHACGIIIGQQDISDIVPVSTAEDKETGENMLVTQYEGTVIEETGLIKMDFLGLKTLSIIKEAIDNIKHTTGETINIDTISLEDPKTYELYSQGKTTGTFQFESAGMQKYLKQLQPSKFEDLIAMNALYRPGPMDYIPSFIARKHGQEEIAYDIPIMERYLNDTYGITVYQEQVMLLSRLLADFTRGQSDELRKAMGKKLIDKMNALKEKFIAGGTKNGHDKKTLDKIWADWEKFASYAFNKSHATCYSWVAYQTAWLKANYPSEYMAAVLSRNLSNITEITKFMDECKAMSMNVLGPDVNESYLKFSVNKEGDIRFGLAAVKGVGEGAVMNIIEEREKNGPFKDIFDFVERVNLSSCNRKNVESLALAGAFDNFPEVSREQFFGVNGKGEQFIDMLIRYGNKYQLDKNTAANSLFGGDTSFDIAHPEIPKVEKWSDLERLNKERELIGIYLSAHPLDEYKIVLNYVCNVGMSEIEDKDALKNKEVTLGGLVSAVREGITKNGKPFMIIRIEDFTGSGELPLFGDDYINFGKYGRLGLYVYIKGRVQPRKFDQTQFEFKIFSIQLLPDVKDRLIEKLTITLPLHDMNTQMVEELSTLTKNNPGNSLLYFQVVDGERNMKVDLFSRSFKINVKQELIDYLVENENIVFKVN